The following proteins are encoded in a genomic region of Leifsonia psychrotolerans:
- a CDS encoding alkyl/aryl-sulfatase has protein sequence MSKCGLYEVVDGIYQVRGMDVSNITFVEGETGVIVIDPLISTETAAAALALYREHRGNKTVVAVIHTHSHVDHFGGIFGVASQADVDAGRIQIIAPEGFVEEAVAENVYAGVAMARRAGYMYGVTLDRDPQNQVGSGLGQTTSRGEVGMIVPTLSISVTGESHTIDGVEIEFQMAPGTEAPAEMHFYFPKYRALCIAENATHTLHNLLTLRGALVRDPHVWSAYLTEAIDTYGPKTDVVFASHHWPTWGQQRVNSFLSIQRDLYAYLHDQTVRLLNLGHTGVEIAEIIQLPPQLEREWNTHGYYGSVSHNVKAIYQRYMGWFDGNPARLWPHPPVEQATRYVEAIGGIERVVDCAQSAFDAGDFRWAATLLDHAVFADSDHAGARALYAETLEQLAYGSENGTWRNFFLAGATELRSGNFGTPIATSVPTIIAQLSPEQLLDSLALAVDGPKAWDHDLALDITLTDLERNYRVTLRNGVLLHSRKPADPETAGMTLTLTKARMTALLGGDQTGSGLLMGGDPNVLQQLLGVLTHGDPAFNIIIP, from the coding sequence GTGTCAAAATGTGGTCTGTACGAAGTCGTCGACGGCATCTACCAGGTGCGCGGTATGGACGTCTCGAACATCACCTTTGTCGAGGGCGAGACCGGAGTGATCGTGATCGATCCGTTGATCTCGACTGAGACCGCAGCGGCCGCCCTCGCGCTTTACCGCGAACACCGTGGGAACAAAACCGTTGTCGCCGTGATTCACACCCACAGCCACGTCGACCATTTCGGTGGCATCTTCGGAGTGGCTTCGCAGGCCGATGTGGATGCCGGTCGCATTCAGATCATCGCGCCCGAGGGCTTCGTCGAAGAGGCCGTCGCCGAGAACGTCTACGCGGGCGTGGCAATGGCCAGGCGCGCGGGTTACATGTATGGCGTGACGCTCGATCGAGATCCGCAGAACCAGGTCGGATCCGGCCTCGGCCAAACCACCTCACGGGGCGAGGTCGGCATGATCGTGCCCACCCTCTCGATCAGCGTGACCGGCGAAAGCCACACCATCGATGGCGTCGAGATCGAGTTTCAAATGGCGCCGGGCACCGAAGCGCCGGCCGAGATGCACTTCTACTTTCCCAAATATCGCGCCCTCTGCATCGCCGAGAACGCCACCCACACCCTCCACAATCTGCTCACCCTGCGCGGCGCACTCGTGCGCGACCCGCACGTATGGTCCGCCTATTTGACCGAGGCGATCGACACGTATGGGCCAAAGACCGATGTCGTCTTTGCTTCTCACCACTGGCCGACCTGGGGTCAACAGCGCGTCAACTCATTCCTGTCGATCCAACGTGACCTCTATGCCTACCTGCACGACCAGACCGTGCGGCTGCTCAACCTCGGCCATACCGGAGTGGAGATCGCCGAAATAATCCAGCTGCCGCCACAGCTCGAACGGGAATGGAACACTCACGGCTATTACGGCTCGGTCAGCCACAACGTGAAGGCAATCTACCAGCGGTACATGGGCTGGTTCGACGGCAACCCAGCGCGCCTGTGGCCGCACCCGCCGGTCGAACAGGCCACGCGCTATGTCGAGGCGATCGGCGGCATCGAGCGCGTCGTCGACTGTGCGCAGTCGGCTTTCGACGCCGGTGACTTCCGCTGGGCGGCTACCCTCCTCGACCATGCGGTCTTCGCTGACTCCGACCACGCGGGCGCACGGGCGCTGTACGCCGAGACACTCGAGCAGCTCGCCTACGGGTCCGAAAACGGAACCTGGCGGAATTTCTTTCTCGCGGGGGCGACCGAGCTGCGAAGCGGCAACTTCGGCACTCCCATTGCCACGTCCGTGCCAACCATCATTGCCCAACTCAGCCCGGAGCAACTCCTCGATTCCTTGGCCTTGGCCGTCGACGGTCCGAAAGCTTGGGATCATGACCTCGCCCTCGACATCACGCTCACGGACCTCGAACGAAACTACCGGGTCACGCTCAGAAACGGCGTTCTCCTCCACTCACGAAAGCCAGCTGACCCGGAGACGGCCGGTATGACACTGACCCTCACGAAAGCCCGAATGACCGCACTGCTCGGCGGTGATCAGACCGGGTCCGGCCTGCTGATGGGCGGGGATCCGAACGTTCTGCAGCAGCTCCTGGGTGTGCTCACGCACGGTGATCCGGCGTTCAACATCATCATTCCCTAG
- a CDS encoding DEAD/DEAH box helicase, with protein MTSETSAPSEAEPASKAKPFLELGLSDAVLKALKDVGYETPSAIQAATIPPLLDGRDVVGLAQTGTGKTAAFALPILSRLDLTQKTPQALVLAPTRELALQVCEAFEKYAAHLKGVHVLPIYGGQGYGVQLSALRRGVHIVVGTPGRIMDHLAKGTLDLSELKYLVLDEADEMLKMGFAEDVETILADTPDDKQVALFSATMPAAIRRISKQYLNDPEEITVKNKTTTSSTITQRYLMVSYPQKVDALTRILEVENFEGMIVFTRTKNETETLAEKLRARGYSAAAINGDVAQVQRERTVNQLKSGKLDILVATDVAARGLDVERISHVVNYDLPIDTESYVHRIGRTGRAGRTGDAISFVTPRERRMLSSIEKATRQSITQMQLPSVEDVNVTRLTRFDDAITAALDQTERISTFRDIVNHYISHHDVPESDVAAALALVAQGDTPLLLSPEDARAQRFEREQRERTERPERGSRDDRGDRNDRGANRWERDDRPARSERPSERRPRTDKPMAQYRIEVGKRHKVEPRQIVGALANEGGLSRDDFGAIKILPEFSIVELPADMASTVFSKLENTRISGKLIELRPDQSGAGAPRREYSDDRPPRKPRY; from the coding sequence ATGACGTCTGAAACATCCGCGCCGAGCGAGGCAGAACCTGCCAGCAAAGCGAAGCCCTTCTTAGAACTCGGGCTCTCCGACGCAGTATTGAAGGCGCTTAAAGACGTCGGCTACGAGACCCCCTCGGCCATTCAGGCCGCAACCATTCCCCCACTCCTTGACGGTCGTGACGTCGTGGGCCTCGCCCAGACCGGAACCGGAAAGACGGCAGCCTTCGCGCTGCCAATCCTGTCCCGCCTCGACCTGACCCAGAAGACCCCTCAGGCGCTCGTGCTTGCCCCGACCCGCGAGCTCGCCTTGCAGGTCTGTGAGGCGTTCGAGAAATATGCCGCACACCTCAAGGGTGTTCATGTGCTTCCCATCTACGGTGGTCAGGGCTACGGAGTTCAGCTTTCGGCGCTGCGCCGTGGCGTTCACATTGTTGTCGGCACCCCCGGGCGCATCATGGATCACCTCGCCAAGGGCACACTTGATCTCTCCGAGCTCAAGTACCTGGTGCTTGACGAGGCCGATGAAATGCTCAAGATGGGTTTCGCGGAAGACGTCGAGACGATTCTTGCCGACACCCCGGACGACAAGCAGGTCGCCCTCTTCTCCGCGACGATGCCCGCCGCGATCCGCCGCATCTCGAAGCAGTACCTGAACGACCCCGAAGAGATCACGGTCAAGAACAAGACCACGACCTCGTCGACCATCACGCAGCGGTACCTGATGGTGTCGTACCCGCAGAAGGTGGATGCCCTCACCCGCATCCTCGAGGTCGAGAACTTCGAAGGCATGATCGTCTTCACCCGCACCAAGAACGAGACCGAGACTCTCGCCGAGAAGCTGCGTGCGCGTGGTTACTCCGCAGCAGCCATCAACGGTGACGTCGCCCAGGTGCAGCGTGAGCGCACCGTCAACCAGCTCAAGTCAGGCAAGCTCGACATTCTGGTGGCCACGGATGTCGCCGCGCGCGGTCTCGACGTGGAGCGCATCAGCCACGTCGTCAACTACGACCTGCCCATCGACACCGAGTCCTACGTCCACCGCATCGGTCGCACCGGCCGCGCCGGCCGCACCGGTGACGCGATCAGCTTCGTCACCCCGCGCGAGCGCCGCATGCTCAGCTCGATCGAGAAGGCCACTCGCCAGTCGATCACGCAGATGCAGCTGCCGAGCGTCGAAGACGTCAACGTCACGCGTCTGACCCGGTTCGATGATGCGATCACGGCGGCCCTCGACCAGACCGAGCGCATCAGCACCTTCCGCGACATCGTCAACCACTACATTTCGCACCACGACGTGCCCGAGTCCGACGTGGCCGCAGCCCTCGCGCTGGTTGCGCAGGGCGACACTCCCCTGCTGCTGTCGCCCGAGGATGCTCGCGCTCAGCGTTTCGAGCGCGAGCAGCGCGAGCGCACCGAGCGCCCGGAGCGTGGCAGCCGCGATGACCGTGGCGACCGGAACGACCGCGGCGCCAACCGCTGGGAGCGCGACGACCGTCCGGCCCGCAGCGAGCGCCCGTCCGAGCGCCGCCCACGCACCGACAAGCCGATGGCCCAGTACCGTATCGAGGTCGGCAAGCGCCACAAGGTTGAGCCGCGTCAGATCGTCGGTGCGCTCGCGAACGAGGGCGGCCTGAGCCGTGACGACTTCGGTGCGATCAAGATTCTGCCCGAGTTCTCGATCGTCGAGCTGCCGGCCGACATGGCAAGCACCGTGTTCTCAAAACTCGAGAACACGCGCATCAGCGGCAAGCTGATCGAGCTGCGACCCGACCAGAGCGGTGCCGGTGCGCCGCGGCGCGAGTACAGCGACGACCGCCCGCCGCGGAAGCCCCGCTACTAA
- the mgtA gene encoding magnesium-translocating P-type ATPase codes for MPESIVRSAVQDAAPRELTDVFASVASSPGGLSSSEAARRLVADGPNAIRTHKANGWAVLGRQFRSPILLLLIVTAGISLFVGDTTDSTVIGVILLASIGLGFVNEFRAERASEALHSNISHRAVAVRDGTPIEVNVIDLVVGDIVHVGLGAVIPADIRLLSCTDLLCDEGILTGESLPVEKSVEPVAADTALGDLSSCILMGTVVQAGTCTGIVVATGGSTEFGRIALGLGDRQAQTEFQRGLSRFSVLLLEVALVLTTLIFVANLLLHRPLLESLLFSLAIAVGITPQLLPAVVSTCLATGSRMLAREQVLVKRLICIEDLGDMDVLVTDKTGTLTEGRISYTDARIVRPETTPEQIFLRGLLSTEVDYSTPQVSVAGQNPLDTALWESPLAGQFEAGQFTQLALVPFDHQRRMTSVLVREHAGAVRIVTKGSPEDVMARCRALPADAAAVLDALYDAGSRVVAVATREAPDLTTIGPADERDLVLDGFLVFIDRPKESARDSLAELAKLGIAVKIATGDNAKVAERVCADLGMVSGGTLNGTEIDALSDADLTERVREASIFARVSPEQKARIILMLRQKGRAVGFLGDGVNDALALHRADLGISVDSATDVAKDAADIILLDKDLGVLAHGVTEGRRIFSNTIKYVLMGTSSNFGNMFSAATASVVLSFLPMLPGQILLNNLLYDTSQLAIPGDRVDPEQLRAPSHWDIRFIRRFMLLFGPISSIFDFITFALMIFVFTAVPGEFRAGWFIESLATQTLIIFAIRTRRVPFFRSRPSAGLLAAALGIVVIGTYLPLSPIGGLLGFDPLPAPFFLALVGMVVLYLVLVEFAKLWFFDHYTPVSVPERVRGRSHHLARRAARFSTAQTLQKVTRRHRVTRL; via the coding sequence ATGCCGGAGAGCATCGTGCGCAGTGCGGTGCAGGACGCGGCGCCGCGTGAGCTGACCGACGTTTTCGCCTCGGTCGCCTCGTCCCCGGGAGGGTTGTCATCGTCCGAGGCAGCGCGTCGACTCGTCGCCGATGGCCCCAACGCCATCCGCACGCACAAGGCAAACGGATGGGCGGTGCTCGGCCGCCAATTTCGCAGTCCGATCCTGCTCTTGCTGATTGTCACGGCGGGTATCTCGCTCTTCGTCGGCGACACCACGGATTCGACGGTCATCGGTGTGATCCTGCTCGCCAGTATCGGGCTGGGCTTCGTCAACGAGTTTCGGGCCGAACGGGCCTCGGAGGCGCTGCACTCGAACATTTCGCACCGCGCCGTCGCGGTGCGGGACGGCACGCCGATCGAGGTGAACGTGATCGACCTCGTGGTCGGCGACATCGTTCACGTGGGGCTGGGGGCTGTGATCCCCGCCGACATCCGACTGCTCAGCTGCACCGATCTGCTCTGCGACGAGGGCATCCTCACGGGCGAGTCGCTGCCGGTGGAGAAGAGTGTGGAACCGGTGGCCGCGGATACCGCTCTCGGAGACCTGAGTTCCTGCATCCTGATGGGCACCGTCGTGCAGGCTGGCACCTGCACCGGAATCGTCGTGGCAACCGGCGGGAGTACCGAATTCGGCCGGATCGCGCTCGGCCTCGGAGACCGGCAGGCGCAAACCGAGTTCCAACGCGGGCTGAGTCGCTTCTCCGTGCTGCTGCTTGAGGTCGCGTTGGTCCTCACCACGCTCATCTTCGTTGCCAATCTGCTTCTGCATCGCCCGCTGCTCGAGTCCCTTTTGTTCTCGCTGGCGATCGCCGTGGGAATCACCCCGCAGTTGCTTCCGGCGGTCGTGAGCACCTGCCTGGCCACGGGAAGCCGCATGCTGGCACGGGAACAGGTGCTCGTAAAACGCCTCATCTGCATTGAGGATCTCGGCGACATGGATGTGCTGGTCACCGATAAGACCGGAACGCTTACCGAGGGGCGCATCAGTTACACCGACGCCCGAATCGTGCGGCCAGAGACGACGCCCGAGCAGATTTTTCTCCGGGGCCTGCTCTCCACGGAGGTCGACTACTCGACGCCGCAGGTGTCGGTGGCCGGACAGAATCCGCTGGATACGGCACTCTGGGAATCACCGCTGGCGGGGCAGTTCGAGGCCGGGCAGTTCACCCAATTGGCACTCGTTCCATTTGATCACCAGCGGCGCATGACGAGTGTGCTGGTGCGGGAGCACGCGGGCGCCGTTCGGATCGTGACCAAGGGATCGCCCGAGGACGTGATGGCCCGGTGCCGAGCACTCCCTGCGGATGCCGCGGCCGTGCTCGACGCACTGTACGACGCCGGCTCGCGGGTCGTTGCCGTGGCCACCCGCGAGGCTCCCGACCTGACCACGATCGGGCCGGCCGACGAAAGAGATCTCGTGCTCGACGGTTTTCTCGTCTTCATTGACCGGCCGAAGGAAAGCGCCCGGGATTCCCTTGCCGAACTGGCGAAGCTCGGCATCGCGGTCAAGATCGCCACCGGTGACAATGCGAAAGTGGCCGAGCGGGTCTGCGCCGACCTCGGCATGGTCTCGGGTGGCACGCTGAACGGAACCGAGATCGACGCACTCTCCGACGCCGATCTGACCGAGAGGGTGCGCGAGGCCAGCATCTTCGCCCGGGTCTCTCCCGAACAGAAGGCGCGTATCATTCTCATGCTTCGGCAGAAAGGGCGAGCGGTGGGGTTTCTCGGCGACGGCGTCAATGACGCCCTGGCGCTGCACCGCGCCGACCTGGGCATCTCCGTTGACAGTGCGACGGACGTCGCGAAAGACGCGGCCGACATCATCCTGCTCGACAAGGATTTGGGCGTTCTCGCTCACGGGGTGACGGAGGGGCGCCGCATCTTCTCGAACACCATCAAGTACGTGCTCATGGGCACGTCGAGCAACTTCGGGAACATGTTCAGTGCCGCGACGGCGTCGGTGGTGCTGAGCTTCTTGCCGATGCTGCCCGGGCAGATTCTGCTCAACAACCTGCTCTACGACACCAGTCAGCTGGCGATTCCCGGTGACCGCGTCGACCCTGAGCAACTGCGGGCACCCTCGCACTGGGATATCAGGTTCATTCGCCGGTTCATGCTGCTCTTTGGCCCGATCAGCTCGATCTTCGACTTCATCACCTTCGCGCTGATGATCTTCGTCTTCACTGCCGTGCCCGGCGAGTTTCGGGCCGGCTGGTTCATTGAGTCGCTCGCCACCCAGACCCTGATCATTTTCGCGATTCGTACCCGCAGAGTGCCCTTTTTTCGAAGCAGGCCGTCAGCGGGACTGCTTGCTGCGGCGCTCGGAATCGTCGTGATCGGCACATACCTTCCGCTGTCGCCGATTGGCGGGCTTCTCGGCTTCGATCCGCTGCCGGCACCGTTCTTTCTGGCCCTCGTCGGCATGGTCGTGCTCTATCTGGTGCTGGTCGAGTTCGCCAAACTGTGGTTCTTCGACCATTACACTCCGGTCTCCGTTCCCGAACGCGTGCGAGGCCGCAGCCATCATCTGGCTCGGCGGGCGGCGCGGTTCAGCACCGCGCAGACACTCCAGAAGGTCACACGTCGGCATCGGGTCACGAGGCTCTAG
- a CDS encoding DoxX family protein, whose amino-acid sequence MSTESRGSVPRTVGRVILGLFLIFAGVSHLSFARDEFASQVPDWVPLSKDAVVLASGVVEVSLGGALLLLRQRRVTVGWVVAAFFVAVFPGNISQYLTHSNAFGLDSDQARGIRLLFQPLLVLWALWSTGAWRAWRTRSRTRTRTHG is encoded by the coding sequence ATGAGCACCGAGAGTCGGGGGTCGGTGCCACGCACCGTCGGCCGCGTCATCCTGGGCCTGTTCCTCATCTTCGCGGGGGTGAGCCATCTCAGCTTCGCACGTGACGAATTCGCCTCACAGGTGCCGGATTGGGTGCCGCTCAGTAAAGATGCCGTGGTGCTCGCCTCGGGCGTGGTCGAGGTCTCGCTCGGGGGAGCGCTGCTGCTGCTGCGTCAGCGCCGCGTCACGGTGGGCTGGGTCGTGGCTGCCTTCTTCGTGGCTGTCTTTCCCGGAAATATCTCGCAGTATCTCACTCATTCGAATGCGTTTGGACTGGATTCGGACCAGGCGCGCGGCATCCGACTGTTGTTTCAGCCCCTGCTCGTGCTGTGGGCGCTCTGGAGCACCGGAGCGTGGAGGGCTTGGCGCACCCGCAGCCGCACTCGCACCCGCACGCACGGGTGA
- a CDS encoding prolyl oligopeptidase family serine peptidase, with protein sequence MKLRGMRTRRRRTWPWITVGAIVGVTALVCGVIVFGGAQVLLTPHHAMTSSAGTVLSLTSSEITLPKLATTQRVGTYGLVWDTEAGAGTGTATIGPISSTTKDSVTRPISQIVGALAVGTAVQLNPNIHNSDPQQSLGIPFTTVQVDGELGPMPAWQVKGTGSTWVLFVHGIDGQRESGLRPLPTIVAAGLPTLLITYRNDVGAPASPNGLIDLGQTEWRDLDAAAAYAITQGATEFVLYGDSMGGSMVTQFMQRSDHAPRVTGMVLDAPVLNWAGVLQGQADRAHVGFLGGALKQAVSWRGDIDLNMLNQLDQTETFADLPILLFQGLADPLVPPTESQQFAAALPLASYVPVPHAGHIQSWNVDPQRYETHLGEFLAPYSSAPGSPVDSPE encoded by the coding sequence GTGAAACTACGGGGGATGCGCACACGTCGGCGGCGCACCTGGCCGTGGATCACGGTCGGAGCGATCGTGGGCGTCACGGCTCTCGTCTGTGGCGTCATTGTTTTCGGCGGCGCGCAGGTGCTCTTGACACCCCATCACGCGATGACCTCGTCGGCCGGCACCGTGTTATCGCTCACGAGCAGCGAGATCACCCTGCCGAAGCTGGCCACCACCCAACGCGTGGGTACCTACGGTCTGGTCTGGGATACCGAGGCCGGAGCGGGGACGGGAACCGCGACGATCGGGCCGATCTCGTCGACCACGAAAGACAGCGTCACACGACCCATTTCGCAGATCGTGGGCGCGCTCGCCGTTGGCACAGCCGTGCAGCTGAACCCGAACATCCACAACTCAGATCCCCAGCAGAGCCTGGGAATCCCGTTCACGACCGTGCAGGTCGACGGCGAACTGGGGCCGATGCCGGCCTGGCAGGTCAAGGGCACCGGATCGACGTGGGTGCTGTTCGTCCACGGCATCGACGGTCAGCGCGAGAGTGGATTGCGCCCCCTTCCCACGATTGTGGCCGCCGGGCTCCCTACGCTGCTGATCACGTATCGCAACGACGTGGGTGCACCAGCGAGCCCCAACGGTCTGATCGACCTGGGCCAGACGGAGTGGCGTGATCTCGACGCTGCCGCCGCCTACGCGATCACGCAGGGCGCGACAGAGTTTGTGCTGTACGGCGATTCGATGGGTGGCAGCATGGTCACCCAGTTCATGCAGCGCTCGGACCATGCGCCTCGGGTCACCGGCATGGTGCTCGACGCCCCGGTTCTCAACTGGGCTGGCGTGCTGCAGGGGCAGGCCGATCGCGCCCACGTTGGATTTCTGGGCGGCGCACTCAAGCAGGCCGTCTCCTGGCGCGGCGACATCGATCTGAATATGCTCAACCAGCTCGACCAGACCGAGACGTTCGCAGATCTGCCGATTCTGTTGTTTCAAGGGTTGGCCGATCCGCTCGTGCCACCGACCGAGAGCCAGCAGTTCGCCGCCGCTCTTCCCCTCGCCAGCTACGTTCCGGTGCCGCACGCCGGCCACATTCAAAGCTGGAACGTCGATCCCCAACGGTATGAGACGCACCTCGGCGAATTTCTGGCGCCGTATTCGAGTGCCCCAGGGTCACCCGTCGACTCTCCTGAGTGA
- a CDS encoding long-chain-fatty-acid--CoA ligase, producing MATTEQPWVKNYQPGVPAEIVLPTESLVAMFEHSVAEAGDCPALEFFGRRTSYTELGNQVGRAAEGLRRLGVRAGDRVALILPNCPQHVVAFYAVLRLGAVVVEHNPLYTARELRHQFENHQARVVIAWDKSVAAISEFPADIEIDHIVAVNLLDAFPAVKRFALYLPVKSLRESREALTARAPGAMTWKELLRHDVIDPEHPHPAVTDLAAIQYTSGTTGQPKGAMLTHFNLYSNALQGEAWMHGAEKRKEILYAILPMFHAFGMTLYLTFGIRKQGLLVLFPKFEPGLILDAMKKSPATVYCAVPPIYERTALAAKEKGVSLRSCKYCISGAMNLPDHVVELWESVSGGLLVEGYGMTESSPVALGNPFYPTRRAGTIGVPFPSTLMKVVDLDDPTIEMPPGEPGELLLHGPQIFQGYWNNPEETAKTRLPGGWLRTGDIVTVDDDGFTTIVDRAKELIITGGFNVSPSEVEAVLRLHSDVVDAAVFGKPLERGGEMVVAAVELAPGADLNEEALRAHCRDHLAAYKIPRRIVQIEDTPRSILGKILRKKVREQMLPLL from the coding sequence ATGGCGACTACTGAACAGCCCTGGGTCAAGAACTACCAGCCGGGTGTGCCGGCCGAGATCGTGTTGCCGACCGAGTCGCTCGTCGCGATGTTCGAGCACTCGGTGGCCGAAGCCGGGGACTGCCCGGCATTGGAGTTCTTCGGTCGACGCACGAGCTACACCGAACTCGGTAATCAGGTGGGACGGGCGGCCGAAGGGCTGCGACGCCTCGGCGTGCGCGCCGGCGACCGGGTGGCTCTGATTCTTCCGAACTGCCCCCAGCACGTCGTCGCGTTCTACGCCGTGCTGCGCCTTGGCGCTGTCGTTGTCGAGCACAACCCGCTGTACACCGCGCGCGAGCTGCGCCACCAGTTCGAAAATCATCAGGCTCGTGTCGTGATTGCCTGGGACAAATCCGTGGCCGCCATTTCGGAGTTCCCGGCCGACATCGAGATCGACCACATCGTCGCAGTGAACCTTCTCGACGCGTTCCCCGCTGTGAAGCGCTTCGCGTTGTATCTCCCGGTGAAGAGTCTGCGCGAATCTCGGGAGGCTCTCACCGCCAGGGCTCCCGGAGCCATGACGTGGAAAGAGCTGCTTCGCCACGATGTGATCGATCCCGAGCACCCGCATCCGGCCGTCACCGATCTGGCTGCAATCCAGTACACCTCGGGCACGACGGGGCAGCCCAAGGGCGCCATGCTCACCCACTTCAACCTCTATTCCAATGCACTTCAGGGCGAAGCCTGGATGCACGGGGCCGAGAAGCGCAAGGAAATTCTGTACGCGATTCTGCCCATGTTCCATGCCTTCGGCATGACGCTCTACCTGACCTTCGGCATCCGCAAACAGGGTCTGCTGGTACTTTTTCCGAAATTCGAACCTGGCCTCATCCTCGACGCAATGAAGAAATCGCCGGCCACCGTCTACTGTGCGGTTCCGCCGATTTATGAGCGCACGGCGCTCGCGGCGAAGGAGAAAGGCGTCTCACTGCGCTCCTGCAAATATTGCATCTCGGGAGCGATGAACCTGCCCGACCATGTGGTTGAGCTCTGGGAATCGGTGTCGGGCGGCTTGCTGGTTGAGGGCTACGGCATGACCGAGTCGTCGCCGGTCGCACTCGGCAACCCGTTCTATCCCACCCGGCGCGCCGGAACAATCGGGGTGCCGTTCCCATCGACGCTGATGAAGGTCGTTGATCTCGACGACCCCACGATCGAGATGCCGCCGGGCGAACCCGGCGAGCTGTTGCTGCACGGCCCGCAGATCTTCCAGGGTTACTGGAACAATCCGGAGGAGACCGCGAAGACGCGCCTGCCCGGCGGGTGGCTGCGCACCGGCGACATCGTCACCGTCGACGACGATGGATTCACCACAATCGTCGACCGGGCCAAGGAACTCATCATCACGGGTGGCTTCAACGTCTCGCCGTCAGAGGTCGAGGCCGTGCTTCGTTTGCACTCGGATGTCGTGGATGCGGCGGTGTTCGGCAAGCCGCTTGAGCGCGGTGGTGAGATGGTCGTTGCGGCGGTTGAGTTGGCACCGGGCGCCGACCTGAACGAAGAAGCGCTGCGTGCCCACTGTCGTGATCACCTCGCCGCCTACAAGATCCCGCGCCGGATCGTGCAGATCGAAGACACCCCGCGGTCGATTCTCGGCAAGATTCTGCGTAAAAAGGTACGCGAGCAAATGCTGCCGTTGCTTTAA
- a CDS encoding putative protein N(5)-glutamine methyltransferase, whose protein sequence is MTTPPSSPSAAALTSRLRAAGCVFAEDEARLLLSVPQSDADLEAMIAQRVAGFPLEAILGWVVFCGLRIGVGPGVFVPRQRTEFLVREAARLSRPGAVVLDLGSGTGALGVALGSMVDGIELHSTDIDTPAVACTRRNTEPLGGRVYQGDLFAPLPPELRGRIDIMLANVPYVPTDAIDLLPPEARDHEPLVTLDGGLDGLEVLRRVAAEATDWLAPGGSLLIEIGDKQRAAATDAVTAGGLTARVVDSEEFYATVVIAQKSPRPVVEAREIA, encoded by the coding sequence ATGACCACACCTCCGTCATCACCCTCGGCTGCCGCGCTGACCTCTCGGCTGCGCGCCGCGGGCTGCGTCTTCGCCGAAGACGAGGCCCGACTTTTGCTGTCGGTGCCGCAGTCCGACGCTGATCTCGAGGCAATGATCGCCCAACGCGTCGCCGGGTTCCCACTCGAAGCCATCCTGGGCTGGGTCGTGTTTTGTGGCCTGCGCATCGGGGTGGGTCCCGGAGTCTTCGTTCCCCGGCAACGCACAGAGTTCCTGGTGCGCGAGGCCGCCCGCCTCAGCCGGCCGGGTGCCGTGGTGCTCGACCTGGGTAGCGGTACCGGGGCTCTCGGCGTGGCTCTCGGTTCGATGGTCGACGGAATCGAGTTGCACTCCACCGACATCGATACGCCGGCCGTGGCCTGCACGCGCCGCAACACCGAACCACTGGGCGGCCGTGTCTACCAGGGCGACCTCTTCGCCCCGCTCCCCCCGGAGTTGCGGGGCCGCATCGACATCATGCTCGCCAATGTGCCTTACGTCCCCACGGATGCGATCGACCTCCTCCCACCGGAAGCCCGCGACCATGAGCCCCTCGTCACGCTCGATGGAGGCCTCGACGGGCTCGAAGTCTTGCGACGTGTTGCCGCGGAGGCCACCGATTGGCTCGCCCCCGGTGGAAGCCTGCTGATCGAAATTGGCGACAAGCAGAGAGCCGCTGCGACGGATGCCGTCACCGCCGGTGGCTTGACGGCGCGCGTCGTCGACTCAGAAGAGTTCTACGCCACTGTCGTGATTGCTCAGAAGTCACCCCGTCCCGTTGTTGAGGCTCGAGAGATTGCTTGA